CAGACGTGGCGAGCGAAGCCCGCATCACTAAGCCTGCACCCGTTGGGATTTCGAGTGTAATGGCGAGCGAACCGCGAGGCGATGCCGGCAGCGCGGCAGTGTCCAGCGACGGCGCTCCCGTCGACGTGAGTTTCGTCGTCCCCGCCCGCAACGAGGCCGACTACCTGCGCGGCACGCTCGCCAGCCTCGCCGGCCTCGATACGGACTACGAGTACGAGGTGCTCGTCGTCGACGGGGACTCGAGCGACGCGACGCCCGCCATCGCCCGCGAGTACGGCGCGACGGTGCTCGAGGGGCCGGGGACGAGCATCGCCGCCGGCCGAAACTACGGCGCCCGGCGCGCCAGCGGCGACTGGCTCGCCTTCATCGACGCCGATACGCGGGTACGGGCGGACTACCTGACCGAACTACTCGGGTACGCGGCGGCTACCGACCTCGCGGCGGTGAGTTCCCACTGCCGGATGACGGGGCCCAGACGGACGAAGCTCATGGAGGCGACGATCAACCACGTCTTTCCGCACCTCGAGCGGCCGATTCTGCCGGGATTCAA
This portion of the Halopiger aswanensis genome encodes:
- a CDS encoding glycosyltransferase, yielding MASEPRGDAGSAAVSSDGAPVDVSFVVPARNEADYLRGTLASLAGLDTDYEYEVLVVDGDSSDATPAIAREYGATVLEGPGTSIAAGRNYGARRASGDWLAFIDADTRVRADYLTELLGYAAATDLAAVSSHCRMTGPRRTKLMEATINHVFPHLERPILPGFNLLVRREAFEDAGGFPNVPNEDTAFSRRLASSHPTGYYAEPLVETSGRRIDQRGLTGTLTYYLRLDLERLRASRGRDG